Below is a genomic region from Alkalinema sp. FACHB-956.
CGGAGACGGCCCCAGCACAATTCCTAGACCATCATTTTTCTGGGACACTGCTCTATATCCCCCTCTTTTCAGGTTGATCTATGGCTAGCCTCGATCGCATTCTCATCTTCCCCATTAAATCCCTTGATGGATTGGAACTGACCTCTGCGGAAATTGCTGGAGGAGGATCGCTAGTCGGCGATCGGGAATTCGTCATCGTCAACCCCCAAGGCCAGTGGATCAACGGCAAACGAACCGCTAAAGTCCACTCTATCCGCGCCACCTACGACTGGCCCCAGCGTCGCGTCACCCTTGCGGCCCCCGGATTGGAAACCACAGTCTTCCACCTTGATGACGATCGGCCTGCCCTGAACCAGTGGCTCAGCGATCATTTCAACGAACCCGTCCACTTGGAACACAATCTGGACACCGGATTCCCCGACGACCCCGACTCCCCCGGCCCGACTCTTATTTCCACCGCAACCCTCCAAACGATCTCCGACTGGTTCCAACTGCCCCTAGCAGACGTGCGATCGCGCTTTCGAACCAACCTCGAACTCGCTGCCGAACAACCCTTTTGGGAAGACCAACTCTACCGCTCCGCCGACCAGCCCTACCCCTTCACGATCGGCGATGTGCAATTCCAGGGCATTAACCCCTGCCAGCGCTGCATCGTTCCCACCCGCGACAGCCAATCTGGCACCGCCATCCCAGGCTTCCAAAAAACCTTCATCCAAAAGCGGCAGGCCACCTTGCCCCCCTGGGCTAACGCCAGCCGCTTCAATCATTTCTATCGCCTTGCGATCAACACCCGCATTGCACGATCGCAGGCCGGAAAACTCCTACAGATTGGGCAAACTTGCCGTCCGGTTGGCCTCTGACTTACCCACCACCCGCAGTCGCTGCGTCGCAATCGTAATCCCCGCATCGTGCCGCGCCAAAACGGCTGAAATCCAGCGAGTTTCCGGCATCTTAGCCGCCTGCGCTTGCTTGAAAAATCCCCCCGCTCGCAGGCGTTGTAGCTTCAGCCGTTGCACCGTAGGTGGCGTAGACTGCGGACGATTGAGTTCCCGCTCACTCAACAATTCCGCGATCGACGGAAACTCAATTTGCATGGTCTTCTGGCTCGCGAACAACGTTGGCTGCACCGTCTCACTCACGATCGTCCCCATGAGAAAATCATCCCCCACGGGTTCCTGCACGATCGCCTCAAAATTGAACTTCTGCCCCACAACCACCGTTTCCGGCAGATTAATTTTCACCGTAGGCGGCTTTTCGCCTAATGTCAGCACCGTTTGTTCCGCCAAAATCTCCTGCCGCACAATGCGATCGCCCTGGAACCGTTGCCTTGCCCGCAGTGTGCTGGTGATCGTCCACTGTTGGCCATTCCGCTCCTGCTTGCCCGTCACATAGGTCGTTGTTTCCACCTGCATCCCTGTTGACACCGGAGTCGCAGATTTCACCTCCGTGCGGTAGGTCAAATTGGGATATTGCTGCCACAGCTGCGTCAACGATTTTTCTAACGATTGCGTATTCAAGCCGTCGGAGTTGGAAAAATTGGGGCTATAAAACTGCATCACTGCTTTCACATCCTTGCGGCTAGAAGCAGCATCCAATTGGTTCATCACGTCCTGCGGGCTTGCCGCGATCGCGCGATCGCCCACCAGAGAACCCATCACCGAGCCAGCCACTGAGCTAACCACTACCACTGTAATAGGCAAAACAGGCAGAAATTTTGTCCACAAACGACGCATACCGGGTTTTTCCGTGCTTGAAGGGCTGCAACTAGTATAGGCGAGGGTGCGAAAGATTACCGCAATGGGCCTAGGACGATCGCGGTAATTAAACGCTATATCCCCGCAAAATCTCTCCAAAATCCCCCTAGATCACCGCAATACAGTCAATTTCCACCAAGACATCCTTGGGCAGCCGCGCGACTTCTACACAGGCCCGAGCCGGAGCCGTTGCTTCATCAAAATACTGGCCATAGACAGCATTCACCGCTGCAAAATCGTTCATATCCTTCAGAAAGACTGTCGTTCGCACAACATCCCCAAAGGTCGCCCCCGCCGCCGCCAAGATAGCTTGCAGATTCGCCATCACCTTTTCCGTTTGTGCGGTCACATCGCTACCGCCTACCAGCGCCCCCGTGGCAGCATCCAGGGCAATTTGTCCCGCCACAAATACCATTTGTCCACTGGCAACGATCGCTTGGTTATAGGGGCCAACGGGCGCGGGCGCAGCTTGGGTTTGAATCACCGATCGTGACATAACCATCCTTCCAACACATCAACCGTCAGATTGTACCGCAGGGGCTTGGTCTTTGCTGACCAGGATGCAACAGCTAGCCAGGATAGGGCGGCTATCCAGAGCCAGCCAAGCGGCATCCACGGCCATCACGCAGGCCCCCGAGGTTGCTTCGGCCAGGTGAAGTAAAAAGTTGTTCCCTGGCCAATTTGGGATTCCACACGGATTGTTCCCGTTTCAGCTTCAATAATTTTCTTGACGATCGCTAAACCTACGCCGGTACTATCTTTCTTTTGGGAACTGCCGGTCTGGAACATGGTGAAAATGCTGGCTTGATCTTCCGGTGCAATCCCTGGCCCATCATCCGCCACCACAAACTCATAGAACTCCTTACGATCGACGACAGCAAGCCGAATCGTACCATCGGGGCGATCGTGGTGTTTAATGCCATTGCCAATCAAATTTGCAAACACTTGAAACAGAAGTAACCGTTTCGTCAAAATTGTGGGGAAATCCGGCGCAATCTTCACAGTAAACGTGGTTGGAATCGCCAGAGAGTCCATCACCTCTAGCAATAGATCTGCCACTGCAACGGATTCGAGTTCAAAATTTACCCGCCCTACCCGTGCATAGTTAAGCAATCCACTAATCATCGCTTCCATACGGTAGACGCGACTGCGTAACAGCGCCATTTGTTGCTGCGTGTTTGCTTCCAGTTTGCCGTCTAAGTCTTCTTCAATCCATTCCGACAAATTGGCGATCGCCCGCAGCGGCGCTTTGAGATCATGGGACACCACATGCACAAAGCTATCGAGTTCTTTATTGCGCTCTTCCAAGGTGTCTTGCACATATTTCAGATCGGTGATGTCGGTATTGGTGCCAAACCAACGCAGAATTTTGCCATCCTCATCGGTAATGGGAATCGCCCGCGATAAAAACCAACGGTAGCTCCCCTCCTGTCCCCGCAGCGGGAAGGTATCCTCCCAGGTTTGTCCCGTTTCAACCACGCAGTGGCGATAGCGTTCTACCACCCGATCGAGATGGTCAGGATGGTGCACCTGTTGCCACCCCCACCCCTGCATCTGCTCCAGGGTCGTTCCGGTATATTCAAACCAACGACGGTTGTACCAAAAGATCCAACCGTTAGCGTCTGCCATCCAAGCCAATTGCGAAATATTATCCGCCAGGGTTCGAAAGCGTGACTCACTCTCTAGAAACGCTGCCTCTGTGCGCTTCCGTTCATCAATGTCCTGCACCATCCCCCTCATTTGGAAGGGTTCATCCTGGGCATCAAAATAAAATCGCCCAAAGGCCGCCACCCAATGCATCGACCCATCGTCCCAAACCACTCGATATTCTTCCGAGAAGTCCCGATCGCTCCCCCGAGCCTGCTCGATCGCGGATTCCACCCGAGCCAAGTCCTCTGGATGCACTCTCCTAGCCCAGTCCTCATAACTCCGTTCTGGCATTCCCGGTACATAGCCCCACAATCGTTCGTGATAGGGACTCCAAATAATAGTTTGAGTGGCTAAATCCCACTCCCAAGAGCCCATTTTGGCCGCATCCATAGCCAATGTTGCCCGTTGCATCGATTCTCGCACTTGGTTCATGGACTGTTCCAAATCAGCTGTCCGTTGGGCAACCTTCGCTTCTAGGACTTGATTGAGTTGGCGCACTTGGGCTTCCGCCTGCTGACGATCGTGGATTTGTTGTTGCAGTTCCTGATTCATCTCTGCCAACTGCGCAGGGCTAGGCAACAGCAATGCTTGGGGCATCAATTGCACTAGGGCGATCGCTGTATACAGAGAAATTAAAGCAGTCACAGCTTTAAGCATTCCTGACAACCAATAGGCGGGATGCCAGAGGGTCCAAATTTCCATGAGGTGCGTCGTACCGCAGGAAATAATAAACGCACCAAATAATAGGAAAATCCAATCAAAGGGAAGATCTTTTCGCTGTCGGACAAAATAAACTAGCGTGATCGGAATGGAATAATAGGCCAAGGCAATCATGGCATCGGATAGCACATGCAGCCCAACCAAGTTTGTTTGCCAAAGATAACAGTGCCCATGGGGAATAAAAGAGCCAGATGCAAAGAGCGTTTTGATCAGATCTGCCATGGCATTTCCCTAGGGTTAGTGGAGGCGTTCACGGGCGGGCTCAGAGTAGCGCACATCACCAATGGTTTGGCAACGGTGATGCAATTTGACAACTTCAGTCTGCAATGGACTAGTACTCTACAGTCAACCAAATATGTAGCGAATATTTAGCGAATATTTAGCGAATACGCAGTCATTCTGCCGCAAAACCGTGTGAGCTGGATTCAGCGATGCAGCAAAATTGATCGACTAGCAGCTATACAGACCAACAGCTATACAGAGTAAATTGAGTATCTTAAACGAGGGACGCGATTGTAATAGTCGTTGGGAAAACACTCAGCCATTTCAAAGAGCATTCCCCCCTAACCTGACTTTACGCCAGAGTTCTTCTGGACGCAATGCTTGTTTCTAGCCGCAGACTTGTCCAGCATTAGACTTGTCCAGCATTAGACTTGTCCAGCATTAGACTTGTCCAGCATTAGACTTTTGCTAGCAAGCTCAATTTTCTCCAAAAAATTCTCTCCGAACAATTCATGGAGGGGTCGCTGAACGATTCCCCTCACCCACTTTTCGTGATTCACACAATTACTTTTGACCCATCGATATCAGCCCCCAATCTCAGTCCCCTGAGCCACCTTCTTCGCCTTTACCAAAAAAATTCTCATAACGTTCGGCACATCACGCGGGGGAAACGGCTCAGCATAGCGATCGAAATTCGCATCGGCCTCCCCCGGTTGAACCACTTCAGCCTGCCAACCATACTGGGACAGTAGCTGTTCAGGGGTATCTGTCCCAAACTGAAAATAACCTTGATACGGCCCATACTCCAAACTTTGCAGATTAATGAGATCAAGGCCAAAGTGACTTCCCGGCATCACTAGGTTAGACACGGTTTGCAGGAGACGATGGGCTTGCACCTCTGAAAAATACATCAGTAAGCCTTCAACCAACCAAATTGACGGCAAGGTTGAAGCATACCCCGCTGATACCAGTTGGTCTTCCCAGGGCTGGGTTAGGTCAGCTCCAATTAAGTGATGCTGACAGGACGGGCTGCTGCCCTTCAGTAAGTTGGCCTTATAAGCCAAGACTTCTGGATAATCCAGTTCATACACTTTCACCTCTGGGGGCCAAGGCAGGCGATAAGCCCGAGTATCCAAGCCAGATGCGAGAATCACAATCTGTCCGACTGGAGTGCCCATCAGAAAATCGTCAAAAAATCGTGTCCGTACCGTTACATAGGCTTGATCCTGGGGGGTGAGTCGCAGGTCAACTTGTTGAAATGCTTCTTCGCCTGCCAGTTGCGCTGCAAACGGATCGGTAAATAGTCGATCGTCCCGGTTCGTTTCGCGGGCTCTCATGGCAGCCATCATACGGGCCGTGAACGGAACGAATTTGCTATAGTCTTCCGCGATCGAGTTAGGGATAATTTCACTCATATTGGATAGAGACCCTCTCACTTTACAGGTTCAACTTACAGATTTAACTTACAGGTTTAACTTACAGATTCAACTTACAAATTTAACTGTGGAGCCATGTGTTTCAGTATAATGGCCCACCGCAAATATCACCGTGAGAATGGGCTTAAGTGAGAATGAACCTATCAATCGATCGTATGGCCTACAATCCAACGCATCCCTCTATCGAACAGAAATCAGTACACCATTTCTATTATTAATACTTTTAGCCATTAAAAATGCGACCAAATTTACAACTGGTCGCATTCATGTTAGAAAATCTTTTTCTGATGCTTTGAAATGGGTAATCCCATTGAGCAACAGAAATCTATTTCAATCATTTTTGTAATGTTGAATCCATTACTCCTTGGACAATACACGACCGATCGTCCGATTTTGCGGGGTAAAAGTCGCCTGAGCCACCCGCTGAATATCCGCTGGACTCACCGCCGCGATCGCATCGACTTGTTTAAACAAGTTGCGCCAACTCCCAGTTTTCACCTCATATTCCAGCAGCGCTTCCGCCATCCCGGAATTGGAATCCAGCGATCGCAACAACCCCGCCCGTGCTTGAGTCTTCACCCGATCGAGTTCCGTCTGATCCACCGGTTGTGTTTTCAACCGTTCAATTTCAGACTGCAACCCCTGCTGCACCTCTTCCAAGGTATGCCCTGGAGCCGTCAGTGCATAGAACATAATCAAATTCGGATACTTATCTCCCGGAAACCCATTAAAGCCTTCCGCCGTTAAGGCCAGCTTTTTCTCTTCCACTAGCGACTTGTATAACCGCGAGGTGCGCCCATTGCTCAACAAACTCGCGATCGCCTCATACACTGCATTATCCGGATGGCTCAAAGCGGGGCGATGGTAGCCCTCCAGATAAATCGGCTGGGAATTTAAGGTTAACGACACCTGCCGCATCTCCTGTTGGGGTGGTTCCGCTGGCAGGGTTTGGTTCGAGGCAGGTCGTTTGGCAAAACGCCCAAAATACGTCTGCGCCAGTTGTTTCACCTTATCTGGATCCGCATCTCCCACGATCGCAAAGGTCAAATTCTCCGGGACATAGTGCAGTTTGTAAAAGTCATAGACATCCTGCCGACTCATCCGCCGTAGATCCGCCTCAAAACCCACCACAGGCTGACGGTAGGGATGGACTTTGAACGCAGTCAGCAAAAACTCCTCAATCAATTTGCCGATCGGCGAATTATCCGTCCGCAATCGCCGCTCCTCCAAAATCACGGCCTTTTCCTTAAAGAACTCCCGAAACACAGGATCCAAAAAGCGTTCCGATTCCAAGGACATCCACAGCTCTAATTTATTGGAGGGAAAACTGTAGAAATAGCGCGTTGCCTCCGCCGAGGTATTCGCATTCAAGCCCACACCGCCTGCCTGCTCAACAATTTGACCATACTTGTTTTGCTCGACTAGCGCTGCTGCTTGGGCTTCTACCCGATCGAACTCCGCCTGGAGTTGTGCGGCTTTTGCCTGATCCTTCGTAGCCTGGATCTTTGCCCAGAGGCCATCCTCCTGGGCTAGCAGTGCCTTTTCCTGGACGAAATCTTGAGTCCCAATCCGGGTCGTCCCCTTAAAGGCCAAATGCTCTAAAAAGTGAGAAATTCCCGTTTTGCCCGCCACTTCATCGGCACCGCCCACATCGGCATAGGTCAAGAAGGAAACGACGGGAGCATCGTGGCGCTCCAGCACAATAAACTTCATGCCATTGTCGAGGGTGAATTCTGTAATGTTGCGAATCACCCGATCGAGGTAGGGCTGAATCGACTGCGATGGGCTGGACTGGGGAGACTCAGACTTAGAAGACTCAGACTTAGAAGACTGGAACTGGGGAGTCTTGGACTGGGGAGCTTGGAGCTGGGGAGCACTCGATTGCGGCTGACTCGATGGGGGCATCATCTCTGTCCTAGCCCAAGCCGGACTGCCCAAAACGGTTCCGAACCACAATATCCCAGCACTCAGGAGCAGCAATAGACCCGCCCTCGATCGTCGTACCCTATCCATAAAAACTCGAACTCAACAGCATTTATCTAGGATAGGCGAGGATCTCTAGGATTGGGCGACCGCCTCGTTTAACCGAGAATCTCTAGGCCAAAAACCGTTGCCGATAAAGAATATAACTATCAAATAAGACTCCCACCAGACTAAAGGCAAAGCCGATCGTCACTAAGCCCATCCAAGGGTGACCTTCTCCAAAGGTAGACAAAAAGCTCAACACCTCAGACAAAAAGGCATGGCTACAGCCACCTAAACCGGGCAAAAAGCCCAGCCCCATTAACAACAACACGACAGCACTGACCAACAGCACAGGAGCCAAAAAGCTGAAGATCATTGCTAAAACTAGTGAACGAACACAAATTGAGGCAGTACGCATAGGACAGAAAACAGGCACAGAGAAAACACCTGTAATTTCACTATCCTTCAAGATAGGAGGCGATCGGGCATTCTAGGAGGAGATTTGAGGAATCTTAAAAGAAATGCTAAACAATCAGTGACGTTAACAGTTTATGTAACATTTTAGATTCAATTTCTCATCATCATTCTCATTTAGCTAGTCATCAGATGAGTATGAACCGATGGAGTGTCACACTGAAACCCATCAATATCCCTGACTATTCCCCTAGGGCTCCTAATTTGCCTGGTTTCTTCCCGTCTACGCAATGTTAAAGGGACTGCCCTGCCTGGACAATCCCCCAAAGGCCCTCACCATGCCCGTGAGGTATTCGCTGATCAAATGCAGTTAAACTACAAGCGCAGTTAAACTACATGGTTAAACTACAAGCATGGTTAAACTACAAGCATGGTCAAACCACAAGCATGGTCAAACCACAAGCACGGTTAAACCATAGCAGCGGTGGCAAATACAGCCTCTTCTAGCCGCACCAAGGTTGAATCGAAATCATCATTGATAATTTGGATATCAAACTCGTTAGCAGCATCAATTTCCGCTTTGGCCCGTTGCAGGCGTTTCGCGATCGCATCATCGGAATCCTGGCCCCGCCCTCGGATCCGACTTTCCAATTCTTCTAAGGAAGGGGGCAAAATAAAGATGCGATAGGCCGAGGGAAAGCTTTTGCGGATTTGGCGAGCCCCTTCTAGCTCAATCTCCAACACAACCCATTCTCCCCGTTGCAGCAACTCTTCCACCGAGGCTCGGGGCGTACCGTAGCAGTTGCCTGCGAACTCTGCCCATTCCAAAAATTCCCCATGGGCAACCATCCGCTCAAAGTCAGGCCGGGTAATAAATCGATAGTTCACCCCATCCACTTCTCCAGGCCGGGGCGATCGAGTCGTTGCCGAAAGTGACAATCGTAATGCAGGGTGGCGCGCCAGCAAGGATCGCAGCAATGTCCCTTTCCCAACGCCACTTGGACCTGTGATGACAATTAATCG
It encodes:
- a CDS encoding pitrilysin family protein, with the protein product MDRVRRSRAGLLLLLSAGILWFGTVLGSPAWARTEMMPPSSQPQSSAPQLQAPQSKTPQFQSSKSESSKSESPQSSPSQSIQPYLDRVIRNITEFTLDNGMKFIVLERHDAPVVSFLTYADVGGADEVAGKTGISHFLEHLAFKGTTRIGTQDFVQEKALLAQEDGLWAKIQATKDQAKAAQLQAEFDRVEAQAAALVEQNKYGQIVEQAGGVGLNANTSAEATRYFYSFPSNKLELWMSLESERFLDPVFREFFKEKAVILEERRLRTDNSPIGKLIEEFLLTAFKVHPYRQPVVGFEADLRRMSRQDVYDFYKLHYVPENLTFAIVGDADPDKVKQLAQTYFGRFAKRPASNQTLPAEPPQQEMRQVSLTLNSQPIYLEGYHRPALSHPDNAVYEAIASLLSNGRTSRLYKSLVEEKKLALTAEGFNGFPGDKYPNLIMFYALTAPGHTLEEVQQGLQSEIERLKTQPVDQTELDRVKTQARAGLLRSLDSNSGMAEALLEYEVKTGSWRNLFKQVDAIAAVSPADIQRVAQATFTPQNRTIGRVLSKE
- a CDS encoding RidA family protein; translated protein: MSRSVIQTQAAPAPVGPYNQAIVASGQMVFVAGQIALDAATGALVGGSDVTAQTEKVMANLQAILAAAGATFGDVVRTTVFLKDMNDFAAVNAVYGQYFDEATAPARACVEVARLPKDVLVEIDCIAVI
- a CDS encoding nuclear transport factor 2 family protein; translated protein: MRRLWTKFLPVLPITVVVVSSVAGSVMGSLVGDRAIAASPQDVMNQLDAASSRKDVKAVMQFYSPNFSNSDGLNTQSLEKSLTQLWQQYPNLTYRTEVKSATPVSTGMQVETTTYVTGKQERNGQQWTITSTLRARQRFQGDRIVRQEILAEQTVLTLGEKPPTVKINLPETVVVGQKFNFEAIVQEPVGDDFLMGTIVSETVQPTLFASQKTMQIEFPSIAELLSERELNRPQSTPPTVQRLKLQRLRAGGFFKQAQAAKMPETRWISAVLARHDAGITIATQRLRVVGKSEANRTASLPNL
- a CDS encoding MOSC N-terminal beta barrel domain-containing protein, whose translation is MASLDRILIFPIKSLDGLELTSAEIAGGGSLVGDREFVIVNPQGQWINGKRTAKVHSIRATYDWPQRRVTLAAPGLETTVFHLDDDRPALNQWLSDHFNEPVHLEHNLDTGFPDDPDSPGPTLISTATLQTISDWFQLPLADVRSRFRTNLELAAEQPFWEDQLYRSADQPYPFTIGDVQFQGINPCQRCIVPTRDSQSGTAIPGFQKTFIQKRQATLPPWANASRFNHFYRLAINTRIARSQAGKLLQIGQTCRPVGL
- the gmk gene encoding guanylate kinase encodes the protein MGVGRLIVITGPSGVGKGTLLRSLLARHPALRLSLSATTRSPRPGEVDGVNYRFITRPDFERMVAHGEFLEWAEFAGNCYGTPRASVEELLQRGEWVVLEIELEGARQIRKSFPSAYRIFILPPSLEELESRIRGRGQDSDDAIAKRLQRAKAEIDAANEFDIQIINDDFDSTLVRLEEAVFATAAMV
- a CDS encoding SAM-dependent methyltransferase produces the protein MSEIIPNSIAEDYSKFVPFTARMMAAMRARETNRDDRLFTDPFAAQLAGEEAFQQVDLRLTPQDQAYVTVRTRFFDDFLMGTPVGQIVILASGLDTRAYRLPWPPEVKVYELDYPEVLAYKANLLKGSSPSCQHHLIGADLTQPWEDQLVSAGYASTLPSIWLVEGLLMYFSEVQAHRLLQTVSNLVMPGSHFGLDLINLQSLEYGPYQGYFQFGTDTPEQLLSQYGWQAEVVQPGEADANFDRYAEPFPPRDVPNVMRIFLVKAKKVAQGTEIGG
- a CDS encoding PAS domain-containing protein: MADLIKTLFASGSFIPHGHCYLWQTNLVGLHVLSDAMIALAYYSIPITLVYFVRQRKDLPFDWIFLLFGAFIISCGTTHLMEIWTLWHPAYWLSGMLKAVTALISLYTAIALVQLMPQALLLPSPAQLAEMNQELQQQIHDRQQAEAQVRQLNQVLEAKVAQRTADLEQSMNQVRESMQRATLAMDAAKMGSWEWDLATQTIIWSPYHERLWGYVPGMPERSYEDWARRVHPEDLARVESAIEQARGSDRDFSEEYRVVWDDGSMHWVAAFGRFYFDAQDEPFQMRGMVQDIDERKRTEAAFLESESRFRTLADNISQLAWMADANGWIFWYNRRWFEYTGTTLEQMQGWGWQQVHHPDHLDRVVERYRHCVVETGQTWEDTFPLRGQEGSYRWFLSRAIPITDEDGKILRWFGTNTDITDLKYVQDTLEERNKELDSFVHVVSHDLKAPLRAIANLSEWIEEDLDGKLEANTQQQMALLRSRVYRMEAMISGLLNYARVGRVNFELESVAVADLLLEVMDSLAIPTTFTVKIAPDFPTILTKRLLLFQVFANLIGNGIKHHDRPDGTIRLAVVDRKEFYEFVVADDGPGIAPEDQASIFTMFQTGSSQKKDSTGVGLAIVKKIIEAETGTIRVESQIGQGTTFYFTWPKQPRGPA